In a single window of the Halomicroarcula saliterrae genome:
- a CDS encoding DUF5820 family protein, whose product MDLDALAEDWTVWNQTEAKLILAYRPDVFDSENFPAPCLPTIYLTQGKRTRRPGADRTGEGWYVTLYLEPEVDHRADSVPDRDAAVAAAVDLANEFAAGEFDFRAMYQVPRDDYLDELDELTGRA is encoded by the coding sequence ATGGACCTCGATGCGCTGGCCGAGGACTGGACGGTGTGGAACCAGACCGAGGCGAAGCTCATCCTCGCGTACCGCCCCGACGTCTTCGACAGCGAGAACTTCCCCGCCCCCTGCCTGCCGACAATCTATCTCACGCAGGGCAAGCGAACGCGCCGACCGGGGGCCGACCGAACCGGTGAGGGCTGGTACGTGACGCTGTATCTGGAACCGGAGGTCGACCACCGGGCCGACTCAGTCCCGGACCGGGACGCGGCCGTCGCGGCCGCCGTCGACCTCGCCAACGAGTTCGCGGCCGGCGAGTTCGACTTCCGCGCCATGTATCAGGTCCCGCGCGACGACTATCTGGACGAACTCGACGAGCTGACCGGCCGGGCCTGA
- a CDS encoding PrkA family serine protein kinase has translation MSGEEYIDRADDSLDATYEEPMALGEYVDTVLETPEIAAHASKYLLAAIEAAGTRTVIEEGDEKERYRFFDDPHNDGEHAILGNTEVLNAFVDDLRSIAAGRGKDEKIVWLEGPTATGKSELKRCLINGLREYSRTPEGRRYTVEWNVAGAGGSDSALTYGDTPIEDEDDWYESPVQVHPLTVFPKDVREDLLAEVNDRLDDHIDIRIEGELDPFSREAYNYLEEQYRRNGEEQLFSAVTDPGHLRVKNFVVDVGRGIGILHSEDEGTPKERLVGSWMHGMLRELDSRGRKNPQAFSYDGVLSQGNGLLTVVEDAAQHADLLQKLLNVPDESRVKLDKGIGMDVDTQLVIISNPDLEAQLNQHADREGQDPLKALKRRLDKHEFTYLTNLSLESQLLRRELTNETTVWDPDSWEELETWIQEPVTVDVRDDLDSATEKDIAPHTVEAAALYAVVSRLDSSNVPAGLDLVEKALLFDRGYLMEGDERVDIDDYDVETTDRDGDHGIPVTYVRDIVADLLHEAQDRHHPDLPVEHVIMPRDVLNAIAEGLHDAPVFSPGEATEYEERVVPVKNYVFGEQERDVLAAMMRDKRVDEATVEEYIEQVYAWASDDQIENERGEYVDPDPLKMKVFEIEHLGRFDEKNYDGDEPDHAVQKFRTDKIITALNRHAWQRRDEEFRVGDVSPKEIPVIKTVLGSHDWDDVRRTYEDFEPQQWDNPPSGTETATLKETTIQNMMELHGYSEAAAELTSRHVMNQVSYRWD, from the coding sequence ATGAGCGGCGAGGAGTACATCGACCGCGCCGACGACTCGCTCGACGCCACCTACGAGGAGCCGATGGCCCTCGGGGAGTACGTCGATACCGTTCTGGAGACGCCCGAAATCGCCGCCCACGCCTCGAAATACTTGCTGGCGGCCATCGAGGCCGCGGGCACCCGGACCGTCATCGAGGAGGGCGACGAGAAGGAGCGCTACCGCTTCTTCGACGACCCGCACAACGACGGCGAGCACGCCATCTTGGGCAACACCGAGGTACTGAACGCGTTCGTCGACGACCTCCGGTCGATCGCGGCGGGGCGGGGCAAAGACGAGAAGATCGTCTGGCTCGAAGGCCCGACCGCGACGGGCAAGTCGGAGCTCAAGCGCTGTCTCATCAACGGGCTCAGGGAGTACTCCCGGACCCCCGAGGGCCGGCGCTACACCGTCGAGTGGAACGTCGCCGGCGCTGGCGGCAGCGACAGCGCCCTGACCTACGGCGATACGCCCATCGAGGACGAGGACGACTGGTACGAGAGCCCGGTGCAGGTCCACCCGCTGACAGTGTTCCCGAAGGACGTGCGCGAGGACCTGCTGGCCGAAGTGAACGACCGGCTGGACGACCACATCGATATCCGCATCGAGGGCGAACTGGACCCGTTCTCCCGGGAGGCGTACAACTATCTGGAGGAACAGTACCGCCGCAACGGGGAGGAACAGCTGTTCTCGGCGGTCACCGACCCCGGCCACCTCCGGGTGAAGAACTTCGTCGTCGACGTGGGTCGGGGCATCGGCATCCTCCATTCGGAGGACGAAGGAACGCCGAAAGAGCGGCTGGTCGGCTCGTGGATGCACGGGATGCTCCGCGAGCTCGACTCGCGGGGCCGGAAGAACCCGCAGGCGTTCTCCTACGACGGCGTGCTCTCGCAGGGCAACGGGCTGCTGACGGTGGTCGAGGACGCCGCCCAGCACGCCGACCTACTGCAGAAGCTGCTGAACGTCCCCGACGAGAGCCGCGTCAAGCTGGACAAGGGCATCGGGATGGACGTCGACACCCAGCTGGTCATCATCTCGAACCCCGACCTCGAAGCGCAGCTCAATCAGCACGCCGACCGGGAGGGACAGGACCCGCTGAAGGCGCTCAAGCGGCGGCTGGACAAACACGAGTTTACCTACCTGACGAACCTCTCGCTGGAGTCACAGCTGCTGCGCCGCGAGCTCACGAACGAGACCACCGTCTGGGACCCCGACTCCTGGGAGGAGCTGGAGACGTGGATTCAGGAGCCCGTCACCGTCGATGTCAGGGACGACCTCGACAGCGCGACCGAGAAGGACATCGCGCCCCACACCGTCGAGGCGGCGGCGCTCTACGCCGTGGTCTCCCGGCTGGACAGCTCGAACGTCCCGGCCGGGCTGGATCTGGTCGAGAAGGCGCTGCTGTTCGACCGCGGCTACCTGATGGAGGGCGACGAGCGGGTCGACATCGACGACTACGACGTCGAGACCACGGACCGGGACGGCGACCACGGTATCCCCGTCACCTACGTCCGGGACATCGTTGCCGACCTGCTCCACGAGGCGCAGGACCGCCACCACCCGGACCTGCCGGTCGAACACGTCATCATGCCCCGAGACGTCCTCAACGCCATCGCGGAGGGGCTCCACGACGCGCCGGTGTTCTCGCCCGGCGAGGCGACCGAGTACGAGGAGCGGGTGGTGCCAGTGAAAAACTACGTCTTCGGGGAACAGGAACGGGACGTGCTGGCGGCCATGATGCGGGACAAACGCGTCGACGAGGCCACCGTCGAGGAGTACATCGAGCAGGTGTACGCCTGGGCCTCCGACGACCAGATAGAGAACGAGCGCGGGGAGTACGTCGACCCGGACCCGCTGAAGATGAAGGTGTTCGAGATAGAGCATCTGGGCCGCTTCGACGAGAAGAACTACGACGGCGACGAGCCCGACCACGCGGTCCAGAAGTTCAGGACCGACAAGATAATCACGGCCCTGAACCGCCACGCGTGGCAGCGACGCGACGAGGAGTTCCGCGTCGGTGACGTCTCACCGAAGGAGATTCCGGTCATCAAGACCGTGCTCGGCAGCCACGACTGGGACGACGTCAGGCGGACCTACGAGGACTTCGAGCCACAGCAGTGGGACAACCCGCCGTCGGGCACGGAGACGGCCACGCTCAAGGAGACGACTATTCAGAACATGATGGAACTGCACGGCTACAGCGAGGCCGCCGCGGAGCTGACCAGCCGACACGTGATGAACCAGGTGAGCTACCGATGGGACTGA
- a CDS encoding UPF0179 family protein: MTTVTLVGTRLAEAGEEFVYHGEAGGCAGCPYRDQCLNLTPGRRYRITEVRESGQTLDCAVHDSGVRAVEVEPASIRVNVPTKGAFAGSKASLAGPCPHTECPSHPYCEPHGADFDREYRVTEVLGDPPHDYCMLDRDLTMVEFEAPDDA, from the coding sequence ATGACTACCGTTACGCTCGTCGGCACTCGGCTCGCCGAAGCCGGCGAGGAGTTCGTCTACCACGGCGAAGCGGGGGGGTGTGCCGGCTGTCCCTACCGGGACCAGTGTCTCAATCTCACGCCCGGTCGCCGGTACCGCATCACCGAGGTCCGGGAGAGCGGCCAGACGCTCGACTGCGCCGTCCACGACAGCGGCGTCCGGGCCGTCGAGGTCGAACCGGCCTCGATACGCGTCAACGTCCCCACCAAAGGCGCCTTCGCCGGCAGCAAGGCCTCACTGGCCGGTCCCTGCCCGCACACGGAGTGTCCGAGCCACCCCTACTGCGAGCCACACGGCGCCGACTTCGACAGAGAGTACCGCGTTACGGAAGTCCTCGGCGACCCGCCACACGACTACTGTATGCTCGACCGCGACCTCACGATGGTGGAGTTCGAGGCGCCGGACGACGCCTGA
- a CDS encoding PrkA family serine protein kinase: MSQNKETLEALSQEYQDTIPADLRTTRTFDWYLDKLYADPRIARNAHQRVADMFDYYGTEYDEDAGVVEYKIASEDPIHDGENTFYGREVHEAIHEFVNKVKSGARGLGPEKRIKLLLGPVGSGKSDFDRQVRRYYEDYTRGDEGRMYTFRWTNLCDVVHDQDPADDVVRSPMNQDPLVLLPQDQRARVIEDINEELDAPYTIRNEQDLDPASEFYMDRLLAYYDDNLQEVLENHVEIVRFVADENQRQGIETFEPKDKKNQDETELTGDVNYSKIAIYGESDPRAFDYSGAFCNANRGIFSGEELLKLQREFLYDFLHASQEQTIKPKNNPRIDIDQVIVGRTNMPEYRDKKGDEKMEAFNDRTKRIDFPYVLQYEEESKIYRKMLRNADLPDIQVEPHTLEMAGLFGVLTRIEEPDTESVELVQKAKAYNGEIDEADDIDVKKLREEAEKAADIREGMDGVSPRFIGDEIAEAIMDSMHRSRTFLSPLTTFNHLEGNLENHGSIDSESFDEYYRFLELVREEYKERAIEDVRHALAYDMDEIQRQGEKYMDHVMAYIDDDTVEDELTGREQEPDEQFLRSVEEKLNLPEDRKDDFRQEVSNWVSRRAREGDTFNPQDNDRLRRALERKLWEDKKHNINFSALVSSGEMDDDERNQWIDALIEQGYSEEGAREVLEFAGAEVAKSEMEE; this comes from the coding sequence ATGAGCCAGAACAAAGAGACACTCGAAGCACTGAGTCAGGAGTATCAAGACACGATACCAGCGGACCTGCGGACCACGCGGACGTTCGACTGGTATCTCGACAAACTGTACGCCGACCCGCGAATCGCCCGCAACGCCCACCAGCGCGTGGCGGACATGTTCGACTATTACGGGACGGAGTACGACGAAGACGCCGGGGTCGTAGAGTACAAGATAGCGAGCGAGGACCCCATCCACGACGGCGAGAACACGTTCTACGGCCGCGAGGTCCACGAGGCGATTCACGAGTTCGTCAACAAGGTCAAGTCCGGCGCCCGCGGGCTCGGTCCCGAGAAACGCATCAAGCTACTGCTCGGTCCCGTCGGGTCGGGGAAATCCGACTTCGACCGGCAGGTCCGACGGTATTACGAGGACTACACGCGCGGCGACGAGGGACGGATGTACACCTTCCGCTGGACGAACCTCTGTGACGTGGTCCACGACCAGGACCCGGCCGACGACGTGGTCCGCTCGCCGATGAACCAGGACCCGCTCGTCTTGCTTCCCCAAGACCAGCGCGCCCGGGTCATCGAGGACATCAACGAGGAGCTCGACGCCCCCTACACCATCCGCAACGAACAGGACCTCGACCCGGCCTCGGAGTTCTACATGGACCGGCTGCTGGCGTACTACGACGACAACCTCCAGGAAGTGCTGGAGAACCACGTCGAAATCGTCCGCTTCGTCGCCGACGAGAACCAGCGCCAGGGTATCGAGACCTTCGAGCCGAAAGACAAGAAAAACCAGGACGAGACCGAACTCACGGGCGACGTCAACTACTCGAAGATCGCTATCTACGGGGAGAGCGACCCCCGAGCCTTCGACTACTCGGGCGCGTTCTGTAACGCCAACCGCGGCATCTTCTCCGGCGAGGAGCTACTGAAACTCCAGCGGGAGTTCCTCTATGACTTCCTCCACGCCAGTCAGGAACAGACCATCAAACCGAAGAACAACCCCCGTATCGACATCGACCAGGTCATCGTCGGCCGGACGAACATGCCCGAGTACCGGGACAAGAAAGGCGACGAGAAGATGGAGGCGTTCAACGACCGGACGAAACGCATCGACTTCCCGTACGTCCTCCAGTACGAGGAAGAGTCCAAGATATACCGGAAGATGCTCCGGAACGCCGACCTCCCGGACATCCAGGTCGAGCCCCACACGCTGGAGATGGCCGGCCTCTTCGGCGTTCTGACGCGAATCGAGGAGCCCGACACCGAGTCCGTCGAGCTCGTCCAGAAGGCGAAAGCGTACAACGGCGAAATCGACGAGGCCGACGATATCGACGTCAAGAAGCTCCGCGAGGAGGCCGAGAAGGCCGCCGACATCCGCGAGGGGATGGACGGCGTCTCGCCACGCTTCATCGGCGACGAGATAGCCGAGGCCATCATGGACTCGATGCACCGCTCGCGGACCTTCCTCTCGCCGCTGACGACGTTCAACCACCTGGAGGGGAACCTGGAGAACCACGGCTCCATCGACTCCGAGTCCTTCGACGAGTACTACCGGTTCCTCGAACTCGTCCGCGAGGAGTACAAGGAGCGGGCCATCGAGGACGTGCGCCACGCGCTGGCCTACGACATGGACGAGATACAGCGCCAGGGCGAGAAGTACATGGACCACGTGATGGCCTACATCGACGACGACACCGTCGAGGACGAGCTGACCGGCCGGGAGCAGGAGCCCGACGAGCAGTTCCTCCGTTCGGTCGAGGAGAAGCTAAATCTCCCCGAGGACCGCAAGGACGACTTCCGTCAAGAGGTCAGCAACTGGGTCTCCCGTCGTGCACGCGAAGGCGATACGTTCAACCCACAGGACAACGACCGCCTGCGCCGCGCGCTGGAACGCAAGCTCTGGGAGGACAAGAAACACAACATCAACTTCTCCGCGCTGGTCTCGTCGGGGGAGATGGACGACGACGAGCGCAACCAGTGGATAGACGCCCTCATCGAGCAGGGCTACTCCGAAGAGGGCGCACGTGAAGTGCTCGAGTTCGCCGGCGCGGAGGTCGCCAAAAGCGAGATGGAGGAGTAG
- a CDS encoding YeaH/YhbH family protein → MGLKDDLERYREVGEERRQDLAEFIQYGDLGQSRGDEVQIPIKIVNLPEFAYDQRDKGGVGQGEGAEEGDPVGQPQPQPGDGEDGEDGEPGEEGGEHEYYEMDPEEFAAELDEQLGLDLDPKGKKVIEEKEGDFTDITRTGPSSTLDFERLFKKGLKRKLAMDFDEEYVREALRVDGWGPASVFEWAREQNVPVSKAWIEDAYDDMTAEEKSTWSTIEEMEAEVDQVDTSTRIRREGVDQIPFRREDERYRYPEIVEEREKNVVVVNIRDVSGSMRQKKRELVERTFTPLDWYLQGKYDNAEFVYIAHDADAWEVDRQEFFGIRSGGGTRISSAYELAAAVLEEEYPWSEWNRYVFAAGDSENSSNDTEERVIPMMEEIPANLHAYVETQPSGNAINATHAEEVERSFRESDNVAVAYVTSPEDVVDAIYEILSTEAEE, encoded by the coding sequence ATGGGACTGAAAGACGACCTCGAACGGTACCGCGAAGTGGGCGAGGAGCGCCGACAGGACCTGGCGGAGTTCATCCAGTACGGCGACCTGGGCCAGTCCCGCGGCGACGAGGTCCAGATACCCATCAAGATCGTCAACTTACCCGAGTTCGCCTACGACCAGCGGGACAAGGGCGGCGTCGGGCAGGGCGAGGGCGCCGAGGAGGGCGACCCCGTCGGCCAGCCACAGCCCCAGCCCGGCGACGGCGAGGACGGCGAAGACGGCGAGCCCGGCGAGGAGGGCGGCGAGCACGAGTACTACGAGATGGACCCCGAGGAGTTCGCCGCGGAGCTCGACGAGCAGCTCGGCCTCGACCTCGACCCCAAGGGGAAGAAGGTCATCGAGGAGAAGGAGGGCGATTTCACCGACATCACCCGGACCGGCCCCTCCTCGACGCTCGACTTCGAGCGGCTGTTCAAGAAGGGGCTCAAGCGCAAGCTCGCGATGGACTTCGACGAGGAGTACGTCCGCGAGGCGCTGCGAGTCGACGGCTGGGGACCGGCCTCGGTGTTCGAGTGGGCGCGAGAACAGAACGTGCCCGTCTCGAAGGCCTGGATAGAGGACGCCTACGACGACATGACGGCCGAGGAGAAGTCGACCTGGAGCACAATCGAGGAGATGGAGGCCGAGGTCGACCAGGTCGACACCTCGACGCGAATCCGCCGGGAGGGCGTCGACCAGATCCCCTTCCGCCGGGAGGACGAGCGCTACCGCTACCCCGAAATCGTCGAGGAGCGCGAGAAGAACGTCGTCGTGGTCAACATCCGCGACGTGTCGGGCTCGATGCGCCAGAAGAAACGCGAGCTCGTCGAGCGCACCTTCACGCCGCTGGACTGGTATCTCCAGGGCAAGTACGATAACGCCGAGTTCGTCTACATCGCCCACGACGCCGACGCCTGGGAGGTCGACCGCCAGGAGTTCTTCGGCATCCGCTCCGGTGGTGGGACCCGCATCTCCAGCGCGTACGAACTGGCGGCTGCCGTGCTGGAAGAGGAGTACCCCTGGAGTGAGTGGAACCGCTACGTCTTCGCGGCCGGCGACAGCGAGAACTCCTCGAACGACACCGAGGAGCGGGTCATCCCGATGATGGAGGAGATTCCGGCGAACCTCCACGCCTACGTCGAGACCCAGCCCTCGGGCAACGCCATCAACGCGACCCACGCCGAGGAGGTCGAACGCAGCTTCCGCGAGTCGGACAACGTGGCCGTGGCCTACGTCACCTCGCCGGAGGACGTCGTCGACGCCATCTACGAAATCCTCAGCACGGAGGCCGAAGAATGA